The nucleotide sequence CCGAGTTCACGGAGTTACCGGAGGCACCGGGGAATCCGCCGTCGGGCAGCTGCTGGTCGGCCAGCCAGACGAGCGCCCGGTCCACGGACGCCCGGGAGTCGGCGTCGGGCAACAGGTCCAGGGTCATGGCGGCCATCGCGGTCGAGTCGACCTCGATGTCGCTCGGCTCGCCGATGAGGCTGGGCCAGGCGCCGGATTCCGGGTCGCGCAGGCTCTTCAGGTAGGTGACCGGCTGGGCCGCGGCGGCCGTCTCGCCCGCCCGGACCTGGGCGATGATGCCGAGGGACTGGGAGAAGACCGAGTTCGCGTACGTGTAGTTGCCCTTGCCCGCGCACTTGCGGGGCTCGGCCGGGGTCGCCGCCGCGCAGGTGCCCTGGGCGAGCGCGGCGATCAGGTTCTTCCCACCGAAGTTCCGGGGGTCGCGGCCCACGGTCTCGGCGAGCACCGCGGTCTTGCCGATGAAGCCGCCGCCCGCGTACTTCGTACCGATCTTCGTCCAGTCGTGGACGCCGCGGTTCGAGGCGTCCCTGCCGCCCTTGTCGAGGAAGTCGACGATGTTGCGCAGGGTGGCGTTGTCGTGGCCGGTGGCGGCCAGCGCGTAGGCGCCGTCGATGGTCATGCCGTAGTCCGCGAAGCGGGGGCTGCCCTCGTAGTACCGGCCCTGGATCAGCCGCTTGTGGTCGGCGAGGTACGCCGAGCCCTTCTTCAGGTCCGGTCCCTCACCGGCCGGGGGAGCGGTGGGCCCGGTCGTGGGAGGCGTGGTGGGCGGGGTGGTGGGAGGCGTCGTCGGGGGCGTGGTCGGCGGGACGGGCTCCTTCGTCGTGAGCGTGACCAGGTCGCTCTTCGCGCCGGCGATGACGGCCGCGGTGGTGGCGTACAGGAGCGGGTCCGGGGTGCCCTCCTCGAAGGCGAAGCCGCCGCCGGGGAGCTGCTGGCGGGAGAGCCAGGAGACCGCCGCGTTCGCGTGGCCGCGGTCGCCCAGGGCACGCAGGGTCTGGGCGACCCAGCCGGTGGCGTACGCGCTGCCCGGGACGCTGTACGAGGCGGCCGGCCAGGCACCCGTCTTGAACTGGGCCTTCTTGAGGGAGGAGCGGGCCTTGGTGACCACCGGGGTGTGGCCGCCGGCGCGCTGGAGGGCGAGGGCGACGAGTGCGGTGGTCGGCGCCTCGCTCTCGCATACCTGGCCGTCCAGGAGGAGGAAGCTGGGGAACCCGCCGTCGTCGCACTGGAGTTGGGCCAGCCGCGTCACCGACTCGGCCGGCGGGGTGACGCCGCCGTTCAGCAGCGCGATGACGGCCAGGGTCTGGCCCTCGGTCTGTCCGGTCGTACGGAAGTCGCCCTTGGTCGCGCAGCCGGGGACGGGCTGGGGTGCGTCGGAGCCGCTGGTGCAGACATTCGCCAGGAGATCGCCGAGGAGGTCGTGGCCGCCGAAGTTCCGGGGGTCCTTTCCGGTGGCCTCGGCGACGAGGGCGAGGCGGGCGGCGGCGGTGGCGTCCGGCGCCTCGTCCTTGCCGGCCGGGTAGGCGTACGCGTCGGTGTGCTCGGGACGGCCGAGGAAGG is from Streptomyces venezuelae ATCC 10712 and encodes:
- a CDS encoding prenyltransferase/squalene oxidase repeat-containing protein — encoded protein: MGTEQQAIRQGRAGQRLLSLVTAAVLAIGAAMALVMAAPPAQADPIAKCTRTKGAIVAVDFGKWGGPVVRGCDTTPTTGYDLLHAGGFTTEGTGHDGPAFICRIGNRSFNAGKQYPTPAQEDCVLTPQATAYWSYWIASPGQRKWTYSPLGAMSRTLKPGDVDAWVFGGTDIGGTKGRPSFTPDDVRADGGDPPAPGDPPAPNVPPGTIDLPAATRWLTERLTNGQRVVNDGDTTPNYLATTDVAYALAATDSEHPTARRIAAFLGRPEHTDAYAYPAGKDEAPDATAAARLALVAEATGKDPRNFGGHDLLGDLLANVCTSGSDAPQPVPGCATKGDFRTTGQTEGQTLAVIALLNGGVTPPAESVTRLAQLQCDDGGFPSFLLLDGQVCESEAPTTALVALALQRAGGHTPVVTKARSSLKKAQFKTGAWPAASYSVPGSAYATGWVAQTLRALGDRGHANAAVSWLSRQQLPGGGFAFEEGTPDPLLYATTAAVIAGAKSDLVTLTTKEPVPPTTPPTTPPTTPPTTPPTTGPTAPPAGEGPDLKKGSAYLADHKRLIQGRYYEGSPRFADYGMTIDGAYALAATGHDNATLRNIVDFLDKGGRDASNRGVHDWTKIGTKYAGGGFIGKTAVLAETVGRDPRNFGGKNLIAALAQGTCAAATPAEPRKCAGKGNYTYANSVFSQSLGIIAQVRAGETAAAAQPVTYLKSLRDPESGAWPSLIGEPSDIEVDSTAMAAMTLDLLPDADSRASVDRALVWLADQQLPDGGFPGASGNSVNSAALAVQGLSLDAEKYRAEIAKARKFLASQQNKDGGFNVTKGGQPGSDVRASTQAVGGATGISFGVLTRDMSGTTPEPVPSITGQPGTSTPVIITPGEDGTGSGSAGGQGSGTGSGGSLAATGSQVTGLAIAAALLVLTGWGATHAARRRRETDGGQA